From a region of the Pectobacterium aquaticum genome:
- the xerC gene encoding site-specific tyrosine recombinase XerC yields MTRLKPPSPEALYLSGLSQTLRQYTTAYLAHLSATNHSPRTVEGYGERLRPFVTWCEERGLTQAAQVSLSVLEAYQRHLHGYRKADGKLLAQGGQLNRLTAIRMLFRWLLQRHHILYNPAEQMTLPKAEKRLPAQILSEEETEAVMDAQDTNTLTGLRNRAVLEMLWSTGLRRSELANLMLDDVDVGRGVLVVRQGKGNKDRVVPVGMRALVWVQRYLDAVRPRLTTKHDSGTLFVTIWGKRLARSTLTILAGSAIREQAHLKKAGACHVFRHSMATQMLENGADTRHIQAILGHEKLETTQIYTRVAIGHLKQVHEKTHPAERKPKSRRKKTTRVAPDKG; encoded by the coding sequence ATGACCCGACTCAAACCACCCAGCCCGGAAGCCCTTTACCTTAGCGGCTTGTCACAGACGCTGCGCCAGTACACCACGGCGTACCTTGCGCACCTGAGCGCGACGAACCACAGCCCGCGCACGGTAGAAGGGTACGGTGAACGGCTGCGCCCGTTCGTGACGTGGTGTGAAGAGCGGGGACTCACGCAGGCGGCACAGGTCAGTCTGTCGGTGCTGGAAGCGTACCAGCGGCATCTGCACGGCTACCGCAAAGCCGACGGGAAACTGCTTGCACAGGGTGGACAGCTTAACCGTCTGACAGCCATCCGGATGCTGTTCCGCTGGCTGCTGCAACGGCACCATATCCTGTACAACCCGGCGGAGCAGATGACGCTGCCGAAAGCGGAGAAACGGCTTCCGGCACAGATACTGAGCGAGGAGGAAACCGAGGCGGTGATGGACGCGCAGGATACGAACACATTAACCGGACTGCGTAACCGTGCGGTGCTGGAAATGCTGTGGAGCACGGGGCTGCGGCGCAGCGAACTGGCTAACCTGATGCTGGACGATGTGGATGTGGGTCGCGGCGTTCTGGTGGTGCGACAGGGCAAGGGGAACAAAGACAGAGTGGTGCCAGTGGGAATGCGAGCGCTGGTCTGGGTACAACGCTATCTGGATGCGGTGCGGCCACGGCTGACGACGAAGCACGACAGCGGCACTCTGTTCGTCACGATATGGGGCAAGCGGCTGGCACGGTCAACGCTGACGATACTGGCGGGAAGCGCTATCCGCGAACAGGCGCACCTGAAAAAGGCCGGTGCGTGTCATGTGTTCCGGCACTCGATGGCGACACAGATGCTGGAGAACGGCGCGGACACCCGGCACATCCAGGCGATACTCGGTCATGAGAAGCTGGAGACGACGCAAATCTACACGCGGGTTGCTATCGGTCATCTGAAACAGGTGCATGAGAAAACGCATCCGGCAGAGCGGAAGCCGAAGTCACGCCGAAAGAAAACAACGCGGGTCGCCCCTGACAAGGGATAA
- a CDS encoding helix-turn-helix domain-containing protein has protein sequence MAVLLHSTSVTAMAISNEERDFFMALGERITTLRKERGITQAELAEKLGVSQQTVQAWEAGRRRIKVSSLPSVAQIFSVSLEEVFGEAPEPARRKRGPAPKWQQQMEEIDSLPKAKQKMISEMLSALIAQARN, from the coding sequence ATGGCTGTCTTATTACATTCAACATCGGTAACAGCTATGGCTATCAGTAACGAAGAGCGCGATTTCTTCATGGCACTGGGTGAACGCATCACCACCCTGCGTAAAGAGCGGGGTATCACACAGGCTGAACTGGCGGAGAAGCTCGGCGTTTCCCAGCAGACGGTTCAGGCATGGGAAGCCGGGCGCAGAAGGATTAAGGTTTCATCACTCCCTTCTGTAGCACAGATTTTTTCAGTTTCGCTTGAAGAGGTATTCGGGGAAGCCCCGGAGCCAGCGAGACGCAAGCGCGGCCCGGCCCCGAAGTGGCAGCAGCAGATGGAAGAGATAGACAGTTTGCCGAAGGCAAAACAGAAGATGATTTCGGAGATGTTAAGCGCTCTGATTGCTCAGGCGCGTAACTGA
- a CDS encoding type II toxin-antitoxin system RelE/ParE family toxin: MEYQVVFAPEAEDQLAALYGYIAEAATPNTALSYTESVVDYCESLALFPERGNTRNDLLAGLRVTNYRKRTVIAFMVEEDKRTVTVLGIWHGGQDYESDLLTDDAD, translated from the coding sequence ATGGAGTATCAGGTGGTGTTCGCACCCGAAGCGGAAGATCAACTTGCCGCGTTGTATGGTTATATCGCGGAGGCGGCGACACCGAATACGGCGCTGAGCTACACGGAAAGCGTGGTTGATTACTGTGAGTCACTGGCGCTGTTCCCGGAGAGGGGAAACACCCGTAATGACCTTCTGGCGGGGCTTCGCGTGACGAACTACCGTAAAAGAACGGTCATTGCCTTCATGGTGGAAGAAGACAAAAGGACGGTAACGGTGCTGGGCATCTGGCACGGTGGTCAGGACTATGAAAGCGACCTGCTGACGGATGATGCTGACTGA
- a CDS encoding DNA primase, with protein MARIPESELQHLKAAVSLVEVVRGQGRKVVKRGKDWVVLCPFHQEKTPSMVISPDKNLYHCFGCDAGGSVLDWVMKTENLSLPHAVDRLRRELGSVPAAEPLPPVADIANEQERQALLHRVTEFYHHTLLNAPEAIAYLEKRRLNHPELVAQFRLGFANRTLGYRLPSSKLKDGATVRSQLQALGVMRSSGHEHLAGSLVVPVIDLNGQVRELYGRKVGDRLRAGTPNHLYLPGSHGGVWNEQALVASKTVILCESLIDAMSFWVAGYRNVTAAYGVNGFTDEMREAFIRHGVKQVLIAFDNDVAGDEGAEKLASSLVAEGITPFRVVFPSGMDANGYLCSVAEPETAFGLLVDGALPMGEVVSAEPESMPQPEKPSQPTSSLAAGVVVEALPNGELEIALSGQQWRIRGMASVKAGSGVMKVNAQVLDTQSGVVFADSVDMMSARSRAGYTRLAASELGLAESDVKRTLGRVLLALEAHLSQPETHSEATQNMTDEQRDAALALLRDPNLIGRLTDDLAACGVVGESTNLVAGYLAAVSRKLDKPLAVLIQSSSAAGKSSLMDAVLNLIPPEERLQYSAMTGQSLFYLGETNLQHKILAIAEEEGVRQAAYALKLLQSDGELTIASTGKDDATGNLVTKQYTVKGPVMLMLTTTAIDVDEELLNRCLVLTVNESREQTEAIHALQRHKQTLEGLLMENEKGYLTELHQNAQRLLRPLKVVNPFASQLTFLSDKTRTRRDHMKYLTLIQSIALLHQYQREVKTVAHRGQVIEYIEVERSDIVLANQLAHEILGRTLDEMPPQTRKLLRLIQGMVNQLAHTQNRKPGDVRFTQRDIRDATQWSDNQLKVHCLRLVEMEYLLIHGGSRGHLLQYELLWDGRGNGDNTHLCGLIDPPEDNPAGQYDSRKLEVKGSKLASSCPQVGAKLESGKSRQATPDKGSSAANGDKVKSTVPAKRNKRITS; from the coding sequence ATGGCACGCATCCCCGAATCCGAGTTGCAGCACCTGAAAGCCGCCGTGTCACTGGTTGAGGTGGTGCGTGGTCAAGGTCGCAAGGTGGTGAAGCGCGGTAAAGACTGGGTGGTGCTGTGTCCGTTCCATCAGGAGAAAACCCCTTCAATGGTTATCTCGCCGGACAAGAATCTCTATCACTGCTTCGGCTGTGATGCAGGCGGCTCGGTGCTGGACTGGGTGATGAAGACGGAGAATCTCAGCCTGCCTCATGCGGTCGATAGGCTGCGGCGTGAGCTGGGCAGCGTGCCCGCCGCTGAGCCGTTGCCGCCAGTGGCGGATATCGCGAATGAACAGGAGCGGCAGGCGTTACTGCATCGTGTTACCGAGTTCTATCATCACACCTTACTCAACGCGCCGGAGGCAATCGCCTATCTGGAAAAGCGCCGCCTCAATCATCCTGAGTTAGTGGCGCAGTTCCGCTTAGGGTTCGCCAATCGGACGCTGGGCTATCGTCTGCCGTCGAGCAAACTAAAAGACGGGGCAACGGTTCGCAGCCAGTTGCAGGCGCTGGGCGTGATGCGTTCATCCGGCCATGAGCATCTGGCGGGGTCGTTAGTGGTTCCGGTTATCGACCTTAACGGTCAGGTACGGGAGCTGTACGGGCGCAAAGTGGGCGACCGTCTGCGTGCGGGAACGCCCAATCACCTGTATCTGCCGGGATCCCACGGCGGGGTGTGGAACGAGCAGGCGTTAGTAGCGAGTAAAACGGTCATCTTATGTGAATCACTTATCGATGCGATGAGCTTCTGGGTGGCAGGTTACCGCAACGTGACGGCGGCGTATGGGGTAAATGGCTTTACCGATGAGATGCGGGAAGCCTTTATCCGTCACGGCGTAAAACAGGTGTTGATCGCGTTCGATAACGATGTGGCAGGCGATGAAGGCGCGGAAAAACTGGCCTCGTCTCTGGTTGCTGAGGGTATCACGCCGTTCCGGGTGGTGTTCCCGTCGGGCATGGATGCGAACGGTTATCTGTGCAGTGTGGCTGAACCGGAAACGGCGTTCGGGTTACTGGTTGACGGCGCGTTGCCAATGGGGGAAGTCGTCAGTGCGGAACCTGAATCCATGCCACAGCCTGAAAAGCCGTCTCAACCGACCTCTTCCTTAGCTGCCGGGGTTGTGGTTGAAGCGTTGCCAAACGGTGAGCTGGAGATAGCGCTGTCCGGCCAGCAGTGGCGCATCCGGGGTATGGCGTCAGTGAAAGCGGGTAGCGGCGTGATGAAGGTCAACGCGCAGGTACTGGACACGCAAAGCGGTGTGGTGTTCGCCGACAGTGTGGACATGATGAGTGCGCGGAGCCGTGCGGGTTATACGCGGTTAGCGGCCAGTGAGCTGGGGTTAGCGGAAAGTGATGTTAAACGCACTCTGGGGCGGGTGCTGCTTGCACTGGAAGCGCACCTGAGCCAGCCGGAAACCCACAGTGAAGCCACACAGAATATGACCGATGAACAACGGGATGCTGCACTGGCGTTGCTGCGTGACCCGAATCTTATCGGCAGGCTGACGGATGACTTGGCGGCCTGTGGCGTGGTCGGTGAGTCCACTAACTTAGTGGCGGGTTATCTGGCCGCTGTCTCCCGTAAGTTAGATAAGCCGCTGGCCGTGCTTATCCAGTCGTCGAGTGCGGCGGGCAAATCCTCACTGATGGATGCGGTACTGAATCTCATCCCGCCGGAAGAGCGCTTACAGTACAGCGCGATGACGGGGCAAAGCCTGTTCTATCTGGGAGAAACCAATCTCCAGCATAAAATCCTCGCCATCGCGGAAGAAGAGGGCGTGCGGCAGGCGGCGTATGCGCTGAAGCTGTTGCAGTCGGATGGAGAGCTGACGATAGCCTCAACGGGTAAAGACGATGCCACAGGCAATCTGGTGACCAAACAATACACGGTGAAAGGTCCGGTGATGCTGATGCTGACCACCACGGCCATCGATGTGGATGAAGAGCTGCTGAACCGCTGCCTGGTTCTTACCGTGAACGAATCCCGCGAACAGACGGAAGCTATCCATGCGTTGCAGCGGCACAAGCAGACGCTGGAAGGGCTGCTGATGGAGAACGAGAAAGGCTATCTGACCGAGTTGCACCAGAATGCGCAGCGGCTGTTACGTCCGCTTAAGGTCGTGAATCCGTTCGCGTCACAGCTCACGTTCCTGAGTGATAAAACCCGCACCCGCCGCGACCATATGAAATACCTGACCCTGATACAAAGCATCGCGCTGCTGCACCAGTACCAGCGGGAGGTGAAGACGGTGGCGCACCGTGGGCAGGTTATCGAGTATATCGAGGTAGAGCGTTCGGATATCGTGCTGGCCAACCAACTGGCGCATGAAATCCTTGGCCGGACGCTGGACGAGATGCCGCCACAGACACGCAAGCTGTTGCGGCTGATACAAGGGATGGTCAATCAGTTGGCGCATACGCAGAACAGGAAACCGGGCGACGTGCGCTTTACCCAGCGGGATATCCGTGATGCGACCCAGTGGAGCGATAACCAGTTGAAAGTCCACTGTCTGCGGCTGGTCGAAATGGAGTATCTGCTTATCCACGGCGGCAGTCGCGGACATCTGTTGCAGTACGAACTGCTGTGGGATGGTCGCGGAAACGGTGATAACACGCACCTGTGCGGCCTTATCGATCCGCCGGAAGATAATCCGGCAGGACAGTACGACTCACGCAAGTTGGAGGTTAAGGGGAGCAAGTTGGCCTCAAGTTGCCCCCAAGTTGGGGCTAAGTTGGAGTCGGGAAAATCCCGTCAAGCCACGCCGGATAAGGGGTCGTCAGCCGCAAATGGCGATAAGGTGAAAAGCACAGTTCCGGCGAAGAGAAACAAACGCATCACATCGTAA
- a CDS encoding SymE family type I addiction module toxin, protein MNLKGRWLEESGFITGMPVTVTVERGRIIIETQINL, encoded by the coding sequence ATCAACCTCAAAGGCCGCTGGCTCGAAGAGTCGGGTTTTATCACCGGGATGCCCGTGACCGTCACGGTGGAAAGAGGCAGGATTATTATTGAGACGCAGATTAATTTATAG
- a CDS encoding type II toxin-antitoxin system ParD family antitoxin — translation MRTTQQMSITLPNEMAALVKARVASGEYASESEVIREGLRALLARDNAVEKWLQEQVVPAWNALQRGETDSLSGNDIRNRLKSEHKKATGES, via the coding sequence ATGAGAACGACACAGCAGATGAGCATCACGTTGCCGAATGAGATGGCGGCACTGGTCAAAGCGCGTGTTGCCAGCGGCGAATATGCGTCGGAAAGCGAAGTTATCCGAGAAGGACTTCGGGCGCTGCTGGCGCGTGATAATGCGGTGGAGAAGTGGTTGCAGGAGCAGGTTGTTCCGGCATGGAATGCGCTGCAACGGGGTGAAACGGACAGCCTCAGCGGTAACGACATAAGAAACCGACTGAAATCCGAGCATAAGAAGGCGACCGGAGAGTCATAA